Proteins encoded within one genomic window of Gadus chalcogrammus isolate NIFS_2021 chromosome 6, NIFS_Gcha_1.0, whole genome shotgun sequence:
- the plpp5 gene encoding phospholipid phosphatase 5, whose protein sequence is MKGKLLRGVLSEVSIRTLLLFVFLLTEKLPPFIREIQPEEMWLYKYHRVGRDHVPTTLMFSVACFTPMIVILLFTILQRKEKGDLKEAFLAVTLTLVLNGVFTNAIKLVVGRPRPDFFYRCFPDGQMNLEMQCSGDPDTVIEGRKSFPSGHSSFAFAGLGFTALYIGGKLRCFNKGGQGRAWRLCAFLTPLLLASLIALSRTCDFKHHWQDVLVGSLLGLSFAWLCYRQHYPSLQDQDSHRPLCHRETLPAAQERKLANSNYLLPL, encoded by the exons ATGAAGGGGAAACTATTGCGAGGTGTCCTCTCTGAGGTTTCCATCCGAACtctgcttttgtttgtgtttct CCTTACCGAGAAGCTACCTCCTTTTATCCGTGAAATTCAGCCTGAGGAGATGTGGTTGTATAAGTACCATCGTGTGGGCAGAGACCATGTACCCACAACTCTCATGTTT AGTGTGGCGTGTTTCACTCCGATGATCGTGATCCTCCTCTTCACCATCCTGCAGAGGAAGGAGAAAGGGGACTTGAAGGAAGCCTTCCTTG CTGTGACTCTAACGCTGGTGTTGAATGGAGTTTTTACAAATGCCATTAAGCTGGTGGTTGGCAG GCCGCGACCAGACTTCTTCTACCGCTGCTTCCCAGATGGGCAGATGAACCTGGAGATGCAGTGCAGCGGTGACCCAGATACCGTGATCGAAGGCCGGAAGAGCTTCCCCAGCGGCCATTCATCCT TTGCCTTTGCAGGGTTGGGTTTCACGGCCTTGTACATCGGGGGGAAACTGCGGTGCTTCAACAAAGGGGGCCAAGGCAGAGCGTGGCGACTGTGTGCCTTCCTCACCCCTTTACTGCTGGCCAGCCTGATCGCTCTCTCCAGGACCTGTGACTTCAAGCACCACTGGCAGG ATGTGCTGGTGGGCTCTTTACTGGGCCTTTCATTCGCCTGGCTGTGCTACAGGCAGCACTACCCGTCCCTCCAGGACCAGGACAGCCACAGGCCCCTGTGTCACAGGGAGACGTTGCCCGCCGCACAAGAGCGCAAGCTGGCAAACTCAAATTACTTACTGCCCCTATAA